From Flavobacterium arcticum, the proteins below share one genomic window:
- a CDS encoding IPExxxVDY family protein: MAIHKLQIDDFVTIDYELIAIHSSIEDYRLAYFINQNLHLLLEKSRKDISVKSAKAESCFSRFIFEDADTDITWNLIQNKSSTTVAQQKNVPISLFSEAEIDITTSSHLLPELKKVDYILKVENKPSFFMPSTLINKLLGIKHITTAYTIEHNKLKSKNNLIF, from the coding sequence ATGGCTATTCACAAACTACAAATCGACGATTTTGTAACTATTGATTATGAATTGATTGCCATACACTCTTCTATAGAAGATTATAGGCTTGCCTATTTTATAAACCAAAATTTGCACTTACTGCTCGAAAAAAGCCGTAAAGATATAAGTGTAAAATCTGCCAAAGCAGAAAGCTGTTTTTCTAGGTTTATTTTTGAAGATGCCGATACTGATATTACTTGGAATCTTATACAGAATAAAAGCAGTACAACTGTTGCACAACAAAAAAATGTGCCAATATCATTATTTAGCGAAGCCGAAATTGATATAACAACAAGCAGCCATTTGCTGCCCGAACTAAAGAAGGTAGATTATATACTTAAGGTAGAAAATAAGCCCTCCTTTTTTATGCCCAGTACCTTGATTAATAAATTATTAGGTATAAAGCATATTACTACAGCCTACACAATAGAACACAATAAACTCAAATCTAAAAACAATTTAATTTTTTAA
- the pyk gene encoding pyruvate kinase: protein MPTRKKTKIVATLGPACSTKETIKQMIDAGVNVFRINFSHADYTDVTERIQIIRGLNEEFGYNTSILGDLQGPKLRVGVMKEDVVVAPGDIVTFQTAEDVPGTADKVYMNYKEFPRDVNPGERVLLDDGKLIFEVLETNRETEVKAVVIQGGPLKSKKGVNLPNTKLSLPALTQKDIKDAIFAIKEKVDWIALSFVRTSKDLEELQDLIAEHSDHKIPIIAKIEKPEAVENIDKIVAFCDALMVARGDLGVEVPAQEVPLIQKKLVHRAKTARIPVIIATQMMETMITSLTPTRAEVNDVANSVMDGADAVMLSGETSVGNYPVQVIEKMTQIIEAVEDSPLIQVPQDTPQVRTKRFITKSICYHAAQMANAINAKAISTLTNSGYTAFQISAWRPQADILVFTSNKTILSQLSLLWGVNAFYYDEFRSTDDTVEDVNAIAKEKGFVEKGDMLINLAAMPVVDKGMVNTLRVSEIE from the coding sequence ATGCCAACAAGAAAGAAAACCAAAATTGTAGCCACATTAGGCCCCGCCTGTAGCACTAAAGAAACAATCAAGCAAATGATTGATGCTGGTGTAAATGTATTCAGGATTAACTTTTCGCATGCCGATTATACTGATGTAACCGAGCGTATACAAATAATAAGAGGTCTTAACGAAGAGTTTGGTTACAATACCTCTATACTTGGCGACTTGCAGGGTCCTAAACTGCGCGTTGGGGTAATGAAAGAAGATGTAGTAGTAGCTCCTGGCGATATTGTTACTTTTCAAACAGCCGAAGATGTACCTGGTACTGCTGATAAGGTGTACATGAACTATAAAGAGTTTCCTAGAGATGTAAACCCAGGCGAAAGGGTATTGCTTGATGATGGTAAACTTATTTTTGAAGTATTAGAAACAAATAGAGAAACAGAGGTAAAAGCAGTAGTAATACAAGGAGGTCCTTTAAAATCTAAAAAAGGGGTAAACTTGCCTAACACAAAACTGTCGTTGCCAGCACTTACCCAAAAAGATATTAAGGATGCTATATTTGCAATAAAAGAAAAGGTAGACTGGATAGCACTTTCTTTTGTAAGAACATCTAAAGACCTTGAAGAGCTGCAAGACCTTATTGCAGAACACTCTGATCATAAAATTCCGATTATTGCTAAGATAGAAAAGCCAGAAGCAGTAGAAAATATTGATAAAATTGTTGCTTTTTGTGATGCACTTATGGTGGCTAGGGGCGACCTTGGTGTAGAAGTTCCTGCGCAAGAAGTACCACTTATTCAAAAGAAACTAGTACACCGCGCTAAAACGGCACGTATACCAGTAATTATTGCTACTCAAATGATGGAAACCATGATTACTAGCCTTACCCCAACAAGGGCAGAGGTGAATGATGTGGCTAACTCTGTTATGGATGGTGCCGATGCGGTAATGTTATCTGGAGAAACATCTGTAGGTAATTACCCAGTGCAGGTAATAGAGAAAATGACACAAATTATTGAAGCGGTAGAAGATTCTCCGCTAATACAAGTACCACAAGATACTCCGCAAGTGCGTACTAAACGTTTTATAACAAAATCTATTTGTTATCACGCGGCACAAATGGCAAATGCAATTAACGCAAAAGCTATTAGTACACTTACTAATAGTGGTTATACAGCATTTCAAATATCGGCATGGCGACCACAAGCTGATATATTAGTATTTACATCTAATAAAACAATATTATCGCAACTTAGCTTACTATGGGGGGTTAATGCTTTTTATTATGATGAGTTCCGTAGTACAGATGATACAGTAGAAGACGTAAATGCTATAGCTAAAGAAAAAGGCTTTGTAGAAAAAGGCGATATGCTTATAAACCTTGCAGCAATGCCAGTAGTAGATAAAGGTATGGTAAACACACTACGTGTTAGCGAAATTGAATAG
- a CDS encoding PfkB family carbohydrate kinase has protein sequence MNKLLIVGTVAFDAIETPFGKTDKILGGAGTYIGLSASFFKLQQAIVSVVGEDFPQEYIDLLTDRNIDVTGLEVVKGGKTFFWSGRYHNDLNSRDTLDTQLNVLADFKPVVPQHYKDADVVLLGNLHPMVQISVLDQMEKQPKLVVLDTMNFWMDCALPELLEVIKRVDVITINDEEARQLSGEYSLVKAAAKIRTMGPEYVVIKKGEHGALLFHDKEVFFAPALPLEEVFDPTGAGDTFAGGFAGYITQSENISFENMKNAIIYGSNMASFCVEKFGTERMVDLTKEEVLDRLEQFKALTQFDISLGDE, from the coding sequence ATGAATAAATTACTGATTGTAGGTACAGTAGCTTTTGATGCTATAGAAACACCTTTTGGAAAAACAGATAAAATTTTAGGAGGAGCGGGCACTTACATAGGGCTTTCGGCATCATTTTTTAAACTACAACAGGCAATAGTATCGGTAGTAGGCGAAGATTTTCCGCAGGAATACATTGACTTACTTACAGATAGAAATATAGATGTTACAGGACTTGAAGTGGTAAAAGGCGGTAAAACGTTTTTTTGGAGCGGACGTTACCATAACGACCTTAACTCGCGCGATACCTTAGATACACAACTTAATGTACTTGCCGATTTTAAACCAGTAGTACCACAGCATTATAAAGATGCCGATGTAGTATTGCTAGGCAACCTGCACCCAATGGTACAAATAAGTGTATTAGACCAAATGGAAAAACAACCAAAACTTGTAGTACTAGATACTATGAACTTTTGGATGGACTGCGCACTACCTGAGTTATTAGAAGTAATAAAAAGGGTAGATGTTATTACCATAAATGATGAAGAGGCACGTCAGCTTTCTGGAGAATACTCATTAGTAAAGGCAGCAGCCAAAATACGCACAATGGGTCCAGAATATGTAGTGATTAAAAAAGGAGAACACGGAGCGTTATTGTTCCATGATAAAGAAGTATTCTTTGCGCCAGCATTACCACTCGAAGAAGTGTTTGACCCTACAGGGGCAGGTGATACCTTTGCAGGAGGGTTTGCAGGGTATATTACCCAAAGCGAAAACATCTCTTTCGAGAACATGAAAAATGCCATTATATACGGTTCTAACATGGCTTCGTTTTGTGTAGAGAAATTTGGTACAGAACGGATGGTAGATCTTACTAAAGAAGAAGTGCTCGACCGTTTAGAACAGTTTAAAGCACTAACCCAGTTTGATATATCGCTGGGCGATGAATAA
- a CDS encoding amidophosphoribosyltransferase, which produces MSDAIKHECGIALLRLKKPLDFYKQKYGSAFYGIQKMYLLMEKQHNRGQDGAGFASIKMDVKPGQRYISRVRSNQQQPIQDIFKQINERISEELTAHPEYNEDTALMKSQVPYVGEVYLGHVRYGTFGKNSIESVHPFLRQNNWMHRNLIVAGNFNMTNVKELFESLVELGQHPKELADTVTVMEKIGHFLDDEVGELYQDCKNEGLSKEEASPVISERLDVARILRRASKQWDGGYAMAGLFGHGDSFVFRDPAGIRPAYYYEDDEIAVVASERPVIQTTFNVPFEEVKELEPGHAIIIKKDGEVSIREIIPSVGKKACSFERIYFSRGSDAEIYKERKELGKLVLPQVLKAIDNDTDNSVFSYIPNTAETSFFGMVEAAQDFLNDRKNNHILENRETLTEETLKELLSVKIRTEKVAIKDAKLRTFITEDSSRDDLVAHVYDVTYGVIKPEDNLVIIDDSIVRGTTLKMSIIKMMDRLNPKRIVVVSSAPQIRYPDCYGIDMAKLEGLVAFQAALALHKERGTEDIVDEVYKKSKAQENTPDIDVVNYVREFYAPFTDEEISDKIAELLKTEDVKADVKVIFQSVDNLHKACPDNLGDWYFTGDYPTPGGNRVVNRAFINFYEGNDARAY; this is translated from the coding sequence ATGAGCGACGCTATTAAACACGAATGCGGTATTGCGCTTTTAAGGCTAAAAAAGCCTTTAGATTTTTATAAACAAAAATACGGTTCTGCTTTTTATGGCATACAAAAAATGTATTTGCTAATGGAAAAGCAGCACAACCGTGGGCAAGATGGTGCCGGTTTTGCTAGTATTAAAATGGATGTTAAACCTGGGCAACGCTACATAAGCCGTGTGCGCTCTAACCAGCAACAACCTATACAAGACATTTTTAAACAAATAAACGAAAGGATAAGCGAAGAGCTTACTGCACACCCAGAGTATAATGAGGATACTGCCTTAATGAAAAGCCAAGTGCCTTATGTGGGCGAGGTTTATTTAGGGCACGTGCGTTATGGTACTTTTGGTAAAAACAGTATAGAGAGCGTTCACCCGTTTTTGAGGCAAAACAACTGGATGCACCGTAACCTTATTGTGGCGGGTAACTTTAACATGACTAATGTTAAAGAACTTTTTGAAAGTTTAGTAGAGCTAGGGCAGCACCCTAAAGAACTTGCCGATACAGTAACGGTAATGGAGAAAATAGGTCATTTTCTTGATGATGAGGTTGGTGAGTTATACCAAGATTGTAAAAATGAAGGATTAAGCAAAGAAGAGGCATCGCCTGTAATATCTGAAAGGCTAGATGTAGCACGCATATTAAGACGTGCTTCTAAGCAATGGGATGGTGGTTATGCTATGGCAGGACTTTTTGGTCATGGCGATAGTTTTGTATTTCGCGACCCTGCGGGTATTCGTCCAGCATATTATTATGAAGATGATGAGATTGCCGTAGTAGCATCAGAGCGTCCTGTAATTCAAACTACATTTAATGTACCGTTTGAAGAGGTAAAAGAACTTGAACCAGGTCATGCTATTATCATTAAAAAAGATGGCGAAGTATCTATACGAGAAATTATACCCTCTGTAGGTAAAAAAGCATGTTCTTTTGAGCGTATTTACTTTTCTAGAGGTAGTGATGCCGAAATATATAAAGAGCGTAAAGAGCTAGGTAAATTAGTATTACCACAAGTGCTTAAAGCTATTGATAATGATACTGATAATAGTGTGTTTAGTTATATACCTAATACTGCCGAAACGTCTTTCTTTGGGATGGTAGAGGCAGCTCAAGATTTCTTGAATGACAGGAAGAACAACCATATACTAGAAAATAGAGAAACCCTTACTGAGGAAACCCTAAAAGAGTTATTGTCAGTAAAAATACGTACCGAGAAGGTAGCTATTAAAGATGCCAAACTACGTACTTTTATTACAGAAGATAGTAGTCGTGATGATCTTGTAGCACACGTGTATGACGTTACCTATGGTGTGATAAAGCCAGAGGATAATCTTGTTATTATAGATGATAGTATTGTGCGTGGTACTACATTAAAAATGAGTATCATAAAAATGATGGATAGGTTAAACCCGAAACGTATTGTAGTAGTGTCATCTGCTCCGCAAATACGTTATCCTGACTGTTATGGTATAGATATGGCAAAACTAGAAGGTTTGGTGGCATTTCAGGCAGCGCTGGCACTTCATAAAGAGCGTGGTACCGAAGATATTGTTGATGAAGTATATAAAAAGTCGAAAGCACAAGAGAACACGCCCGATATTGATGTGGTAAATTATGTAAGAGAGTTTTATGCTCCTTTTACAGATGAAGAAATTTCAGACAAAATAGCAGAGCTGCTAAAGACAGAAGATGTAAAAGCAGATGTAAAAGTAATATTTCAAAGCGTTGATAACTTGCACAAAGCTTGTCCTGATAACTTAGGGGACTGGTATTTTACAGGCGATTACCCTACACCAGGTGGTAATAGAGTTGTAAATCGTGCATTTATCAATTTTTATGAAGGTAATGATGCCCGCGCATACTAA
- a CDS encoding cation diffusion facilitator family transporter produces the protein MNKNHQTAVRATYFSIATNAALAVIKAIVGVFGNSYALIADAIESATDIFSSLLVLFGLKYASRPADENHPYGHGRAEPLITFIVVGFLIASAMLIAHESIENIGIPHAPPKPWTLFFLGALIIWKELSFRIVMQKAIQSNSSSLKADAWHHRSDAITSVAAFIGITIAVIFGEGYEAADDWAALFASGFILYNAYKIFRPALGEIMDEHLYDDVIANIREVAVKVEGIVTTEKCYVRKAGMQYHIDLHAVVDGTITVKHGHELAHNLQDRLRLEFPEFGNILIHIEPDSY, from the coding sequence ATGAATAAAAATCACCAAACAGCCGTTAGAGCCACTTATTTTAGTATAGCCACTAATGCTGCATTGGCAGTTATAAAAGCAATAGTAGGTGTTTTTGGTAATTCGTATGCATTAATAGCCGATGCTATAGAATCGGCTACCGATATTTTTTCTTCACTTTTGGTATTATTTGGTTTAAAATATGCTAGTAGACCTGCCGATGAAAATCATCCGTATGGGCATGGGCGTGCAGAACCACTTATAACATTTATTGTAGTTGGGTTTTTAATAGCATCGGCTATGCTTATTGCTCATGAGAGTATTGAAAACATAGGCATTCCGCATGCACCACCTAAACCATGGACACTTTTTTTTCTTGGAGCACTTATTATCTGGAAAGAGCTATCGTTTAGAATAGTAATGCAAAAAGCAATACAGTCTAACAGTTCGTCGCTAAAAGCAGATGCATGGCACCATCGTAGCGATGCTATAACATCGGTAGCGGCATTTATAGGTATTACTATAGCTGTAATATTTGGAGAGGGGTATGAAGCTGCCGATGACTGGGCAGCACTGTTTGCTTCGGGTTTTATACTATATAATGCCTATAAAATATTTAGACCAGCACTGGGCGAAATAATGGATGAACATTTATATGACGATGTTATAGCTAATATAAGAGAAGTAGCTGTAAAAGTAGAGGGTATAGTAACTACAGAGAAGTGCTATGTGCGCAAAGCAGGTATGCAATATCATATAGATCTTCATGCTGTTGTAGATGGTACTATTACAGTAAAGCACGGGCATGAGCTGGCGCATAACCTTCAGGATAGGCTAAGGCTCGAATTTCCTGAATTTGGTAATATTCTTATTCATATAGAGCCAGATAGCTATTGA
- a CDS encoding superoxide dismutase: MAFELPKLPYAYDALEPHIDARTMEIHHTKHHNGYTTNLNNAIEGTDLEGKTIENILINLDMANKAVRNNGGGFYNHSLFWQVMSPNGGGRPTGDLEEAIEKAFGTFEEFKATFAKAAATQFGSGWAWLCVHKGGKVDVCATPNQDNPLMPEVGCGGTPILGLDVWEHAYYLNYQNKRPDYIEAFFNVINWEEVARRYAMEK; this comes from the coding sequence ATGGCATTTGAATTACCAAAACTTCCTTATGCATATGATGCTCTTGAGCCTCATATTGATGCACGCACTATGGAAATACACCATACAAAACACCATAATGGTTATACTACTAACCTAAATAATGCTATAGAAGGTACTGACCTTGAAGGTAAAACTATAGAAAATATCCTTATAAACTTAGATATGGCTAACAAAGCCGTAAGAAATAACGGTGGTGGTTTTTATAACCACAGCCTTTTTTGGCAAGTAATGTCGCCAAACGGTGGCGGACGACCAACAGGTGACCTAGAAGAAGCTATTGAAAAAGCTTTCGGTACATTTGAGGAGTTTAAAGCAACATTTGCCAAAGCTGCTGCTACACAGTTTGGGTCTGGATGGGCTTGGCTTTGTGTACATAAAGGTGGTAAGGTAGATGTATGTGCTACTCCTAACCAAGACAACCCATTAATGCCAGAAGTTGGCTGCGGTGGTACACCTATATTAGGTCTTGATGTATGGGAACATGCTTATTACCTAAACTACCAAAACAAACGTCCTGATTATATAGAGGCTTTCTTTAATGTTATTAACTGGGAAGAAGTAGCAAGACGCTATGCAATGGAAAAATAA
- a CDS encoding UvrD-helicase domain-containing protein, with the protein MTKTTFSIYNASAGSGKTYMLVKEYLKIVLLAGANDAYRKILAITFTNKAVEEMKGRIIFNLSDFSKDDPTEKGAALMKVLAQETGLFIATIKDKSKAIIKNIIHNYASFDISTIDRFTHKVIRAFAHDLNLSVSFDVSLETENLLKEAVDAIIAKAGENEQLTNLLVDFSLDKTDNDKSWDVTYELFETGKLLINENNRNELNQFKEKTIDEFITVKEKLQKAVEHLDAECVTLGNNLNAMLQDAGIDPKSFSGQYFPKHIGYIIKGELKSTHKKYREAEDIKINKTAKDRDAIEAIIPQLLATLQEVYNNYEKKNFYEAFLKNITPLSLLNSIGQELERIQKDQNVLSISEFNAIIHKEIQNQPAPFIYERLGERYRHFFIDEFQDTSQMQWQNLIPLIDNALSSEDMGVKGSLMLVGDPKQSIYRWRGGKAEQFIDLSKGFNPFANPDKQVVDLETNFRSYSTIIDFNNDFFSMLSGIFQNEDYTNMYRNSKQKHNPKQGGYANVAFVPEVDTTDEDAPNRDDLYLEATLDTIQKVKAQGFMYKDIVLLTRKRQPGVQLANYLTEQGIPILSSETLLIENATEVKLILNLLRYLKSNDNKEAKAHFLYFVANTRQMGEGIHHFIAEGMEQPTEEALEKWLSGYDIHISFKGCRKKSLYEAVETIVDAFIKEKANQSYVQYFLDLVLERDIRTQSGIADFLTYWDANGSKFSIPSPEGNDAVRIMTIHKAKGLEFPVVIFPFAEEDYARAPRSKMWLELEDETFGIEKALIDRNKSVADYGERGAALYTIKEQEELLDNINILYVALTRAEEQLYIISARNIKANGELTDNMSSFFIQYLQNKGVYADDKNEYEFGNPKRLSVPDEETQQQPTIQVVQQRLNPQAVKIAQREALMWGSTQLKAIAFGNVMHEILAFVKTPDDIPLAVTKAVESGLITQGQNEEVTHTLNEIVNHPDLSVFFIPDATVYNEQRIIGLGMQTIKPDRVTVSNGKAYLLDYKTGAHQAKYEKQLDGYQSALQQMGLQVAKKTLVYIGAEINVVNLPV; encoded by the coding sequence GTGACTAAAACTACATTTTCTATATATAATGCTTCGGCAGGGTCAGGGAAAACCTATATGCTTGTAAAAGAGTACTTAAAGATAGTATTGCTTGCTGGTGCCAACGATGCTTACCGAAAAATACTCGCCATAACGTTTACCAATAAAGCGGTAGAGGAGATGAAGGGGCGAATAATTTTTAACCTTTCGGATTTTTCTAAAGATGATCCTACAGAGAAAGGCGCAGCATTAATGAAAGTTTTAGCTCAAGAAACAGGACTATTTATAGCTACAATAAAAGATAAATCGAAGGCAATAATAAAGAATATTATACACAATTATGCCTCGTTTGATATCTCTACTATAGACAGGTTTACTCACAAAGTTATTCGAGCTTTTGCGCATGACCTTAATCTCTCGGTGTCGTTTGATGTTTCGCTTGAAACCGAAAATTTACTTAAAGAGGCTGTAGATGCTATTATTGCCAAAGCGGGCGAAAACGAACAGTTAACCAACTTGCTTGTCGATTTCTCGTTAGATAAAACCGATAATGATAAAAGTTGGGATGTTACCTATGAGCTTTTTGAAACAGGTAAACTCCTTATAAATGAAAACAACCGTAATGAACTGAACCAGTTTAAAGAAAAAACAATAGACGAGTTTATAACGGTAAAAGAAAAATTGCAAAAAGCAGTAGAACATCTTGATGCCGAGTGTGTAACATTGGGTAATAACCTCAATGCTATGTTGCAAGATGCAGGTATAGACCCAAAATCGTTTTCAGGGCAGTATTTCCCAAAACATATAGGATACATAATAAAGGGAGAGTTAAAATCTACCCACAAAAAATATCGCGAAGCAGAGGATATAAAGATAAATAAAACAGCAAAAGACCGCGATGCTATAGAAGCGATAATACCGCAACTACTAGCAACGTTGCAAGAAGTATATAATAACTACGAGAAGAAAAACTTTTATGAGGCGTTCCTTAAAAACATCACGCCACTATCGTTGCTTAACTCGATAGGGCAGGAATTGGAGCGCATTCAAAAAGACCAAAATGTACTTTCGATATCTGAGTTTAATGCCATAATACATAAAGAAATACAAAACCAGCCCGCACCTTTTATATATGAGCGACTGGGTGAGCGATACCGACACTTTTTTATAGATGAGTTTCAAGATACCAGCCAAATGCAATGGCAAAACCTAATACCACTTATAGACAATGCGCTTTCATCTGAAGATATGGGTGTAAAAGGTTCGCTAATGCTAGTGGGCGACCCAAAACAATCTATATACCGATGGCGTGGTGGTAAGGCAGAGCAGTTTATCGACTTGAGTAAAGGCTTTAATCCATTTGCTAACCCCGATAAGCAGGTTGTAGATCTAGAAACTAACTTTAGGAGCTATAGTACTATTATCGATTTTAATAACGATTTCTTTTCGATGCTGTCAGGTATATTTCAAAATGAAGATTATACTAATATGTATCGTAACAGTAAGCAGAAACATAACCCTAAGCAAGGTGGTTATGCGAACGTTGCCTTTGTTCCCGAAGTTGATACCACTGATGAAGATGCCCCAAACCGAGATGACCTTTACCTAGAAGCCACGCTTGATACCATACAAAAGGTAAAAGCGCAAGGCTTTATGTATAAAGATATAGTGCTGCTTACGCGAAAACGCCAACCAGGTGTGCAGCTTGCTAACTATCTTACAGAGCAGGGTATCCCTATACTATCATCTGAAACGTTATTGATAGAAAATGCTACCGAAGTAAAGTTGATATTAAACCTATTGCGCTACTTAAAAAGTAATGACAACAAAGAGGCAAAAGCACACTTTTTATACTTCGTGGCAAATACTCGACAAATGGGCGAGGGCATACACCATTTTATAGCCGAAGGAATGGAGCAGCCCACAGAGGAAGCTTTAGAAAAATGGTTAAGCGGTTATGATATACATATCTCTTTTAAAGGATGCCGAAAAAAATCGTTGTATGAAGCGGTAGAAACTATAGTAGATGCTTTTATAAAAGAAAAAGCCAACCAGAGTTATGTACAATATTTCTTGGATTTGGTATTAGAGCGCGACATCCGTACGCAGTCAGGTATTGCCGATTTTTTAACCTATTGGGATGCTAACGGGTCTAAATTTAGCATACCATCACCCGAAGGTAATGATGCCGTGCGCATCATGACCATACATAAGGCTAAGGGGTTAGAATTTCCCGTAGTGATATTCCCTTTTGCCGAAGAAGATTATGCCCGCGCACCACGTAGCAAAATGTGGCTAGAGCTAGAAGATGAAACATTTGGGATTGAAAAAGCATTAATAGATCGTAATAAAAGTGTAGCCGATTATGGCGAGCGTGGCGCAGCACTCTATACTATTAAGGAGCAAGAAGAATTATTAGACAATATTAATATACTATATGTGGCGCTTACCCGTGCCGAAGAGCAGTTGTATATAATATCGGCGCGGAACATTAAAGCCAATGGCGAGCTTACCGATAATATGTCGTCTTTCTTTATACAATACCTGCAAAACAAAGGAGTGTATGCTGACGATAAAAATGAATATGAGTTTGGTAATCCCAAACGCCTTTCTGTCCCTGATGAAGAAACACAACAACAGCCTACTATACAAGTGGTACAACAACGCCTAAATCCACAAGCGGTAAAAATAGCGCAGCGCGAAGCCCTTATGTGGGGTAGTACTCAGCTAAAAGCAATAGCTTTTGGTAATGTAATGCACGAAATATTGGCTTTTGTAAAAACACCCGATGATATACCGCTAGCGGTAACAAAAGCAGTAGAGTCGGGACTTATAACACAAGGACAAAACGAAGAAGTAACTCATACGCTAAATGAAATAGTAAATCACCCTGATTTATCCGTATTTTTTATACCCGATGCTACAGTGTATAACGAGCAGCGTATTATAGGGTTAGGTATGCAAACTATAAAACCCGATAGGGTAACAGTGAGTAATGGTAAAGCTTACTTGTTAGATTATAAAACAGGAGCACATCAGGCTAAATATGAAAAGCAATTAGATGGTTACCAGTCAGCGTTACAACAAATGGGCTTACAAGTCGCTAAAAAAACGCTTGTATATATAGGAGCGGAAATAAATGTAGTAAATTTGCCCGTGTAA
- a CDS encoding four helix bundle protein — MDFRELIGYKKAFEISMEVFHISKSFPVEEKYSLTDQIRRSSRSVCANFAEAYRKRRYVNHFISKLTDCDAENSETNVWLEFALKCNYINNETYIDLTTKNAEVGKIIR, encoded by the coding sequence ATGGATTTTAGGGAATTAATAGGGTATAAGAAAGCATTTGAAATATCGATGGAGGTTTTTCATATCTCTAAATCATTCCCTGTTGAAGAAAAATATTCTCTTACCGATCAAATAAGGCGTTCATCACGTAGTGTATGCGCTAACTTTGCCGAGGCATATAGAAAAAGACGTTATGTGAACCATTTTATAAGCAAGTTGACAGATTGTGATGCCGAAAACTCTGAAACAAATGTTTGGCTTGAATTTGCTCTCAAGTGTAATTATATAAATAATGAAACTTATATAGATTTAACTACAAAGAATGCAGAAGTAGGAAAAATTATAAGATAA